One stretch of Nicotiana tabacum cultivar K326 chromosome 18, ASM71507v2, whole genome shotgun sequence DNA includes these proteins:
- the LOC107810725 gene encoding AP2-like ethylene-responsive transcription factor PLT2 translates to MNSNNWLSFPLSPTHSSLPPHLQTTQSHHFTLGLVNETIDNPFHNQEWNLMNTQGSNEVPKVADFLGVNKSDENQSELVHYNEIQSNDSDYLFQNNSVMPMQNALAPTGNYELQENACNIQSLTLSMGSGKGSTSETSASPSATTTVNASENSNTSIVEAAPRRTLDTFGQRTSIYRGVTRHRWTGRYEAHLWDNSCRREGQSRKGRQVYLGGYDKEEKAARAYDLAALKYWGTSTTTNFPISNYEKELEDMKHMTRQEFVAAIRRKSSGFSRGASMYRGVTRHHQHGRWQARIGRVAGNKDLYLGTFTTEEEAAEAYDIAAIKFRGLNAVTNFDMNRYDVKAILESNTLPIGGGAAKRLKEAQALESSRKRDQEMIALNSSFQYGNSSTSNNPLHAYPLLQQQPFSIESHQPLMTLENQEPSHFHQSYLQTQLQLHPAVQTSHYDSTHQFYNNYLQSNPVFLHGLMENGGGSSSTGSYSTGGYFGNSTGLGGISSNSTSNGVGGGGNGEEVALVKVDYDNMPVNGSNYNGWSGDSSVQGSNPGVFSMWND, encoded by the exons ATGAATTCAAACAATTGGCTATCTTTTCCACTATCTCCCACTCATTCATCTTTACCTCCTCATCTACAAACAACTCAATCTCATCACTTTACTTTAGGGTTAGTGAATGAAACCATTGACAATCCCTTCCATAACCAAG AATGGAACTTAATGAACACACAAGGAAGCAATGAAGTACCAAAGGTGGCTGATTTTCTTGGAGTGAACAAATCTGATGAAAACCAATCTGAATTAGTTCATTACAACGAAATCCAATCGAACGATTCAGATTATCTCTTTCAAAACAATAGCGTTATGCCAATGCAAAATGCTTTAGCTCCAACAGGAAACTATGAACTTCAAGAAAATGCTTGTAATATTCAGTCTTTGACATTGTCAATGGGAAGTGGAAAAGGTTCAACTAGCGAAACAAGTGCTAGTCCAAGTGCTACTACTACAGTAAATGCAAGTGAAAATAGTAATACTAGTATTGTTGAAGCTGCACCTAGAAGGACTTTGGATACTTTTGGCCAAAGAACATCAATTTATAGAGGTGTAACTAG ACATAGATGGACAGGAAGATATGAAGCACATCTATGGGATAATAGCTGTAGAAGGGAAGGGCAATCAAGAAAGGGTCGTCAAG TGTATTTGG GAGGGTATGATAAGGAGGAGAAGGCAGCTAGGGCTTATGATCTTGCTGCATTGAAATACTGGGGAACATCTACCACTACTAATTTCCCA ATTAGCAACTATGAGAAGGAACTGGAAGATATGAAGCACATGACAAGGCAAGAATTTGTTGCTGCAATTAGAAG GAAGAGTAGTGGGTTCTCCAGGGGTGCATCCATGTATCGTGGTGTAACAAG GCACCATCAGCATGGAAGATGGCAAGCAAGGATAGGAAGAGTTGCTGGAAACAAAGATCTCTACTTGGGAACTTTCA CTACTGAGGAAGAAGCAGCAGAAGCATATGACATAGCAGCAATAAAATTCAGAGGCTTAAATGCAGTTACAAATTTCGACATGAATCGTTATGATGTGAAAGCCATACTTGAAAGCAACACTCTTCCTATAGGAGGAGGAGCAGCAAAAAGACTAAAAGAAGCACAAGCTCTTGAATCCTCAAGAAAAAGAGATCAAGAAATGATTGCTCTAAACTCAAGTTTCCAATATGGAAATTCAAGTACATCAAATAATCCTTTACACGCCTATCCTTTATTGCAACAACAACCCTTTAGTATTGAATCTCATCAACCCTTAATGACTCTCGAAAATCAAGAACCATCACATTTCCACCAGAGTTAtctccaaacacaacttcaacttcaCCCTGCCGTGCAGACTAGTCATTATGATTCTACTCATCAATTCTACAACAATTATCTTCAGAGTAATCCGGTTTTCTTGCATGGGTTGATGGAGAATGGTGGAGGAAGTTCTAGTACTGGAAGTTACAGTACTGGAGGGTATTTTGGTAATTCAACTGGACTCGGCGGAATAAGTTCAAATTCAACTTCTAATGGTGTAGGAGGAGGAGGAAATGGAGAGGAAGTTGCACTTGTGAAAGTTGATTATGATAATATGCCAGTTAATGGAAGTAATTACAATGGTTGGTCTGGAGATTCATCAGTTCAAGGATCAAATCCTGGTGTTTTCTCTATGTGGAATGATtga